A region from the Oncorhynchus keta strain PuntledgeMale-10-30-2019 chromosome 5, Oket_V2, whole genome shotgun sequence genome encodes:
- the LOC118365280 gene encoding DELTA-stichotoxin-Hcr4a-like translates to MAESAEAVVANLSSKRNVTIEITNLTNNYCLINPKVFLESGDTYNPPQPTVRPLKTEVCTFSKSSGKATGSYGVLTYDLFERSRNDYIETVALMFGVPWDYNIYKNWFAVGIFNKGRACDESLYKEMYYEKDQKGFIREEANGSGISYEGNYLDIKATMSPMGRAIVKVEVWDKLFTPSQQAH, encoded by the exons ATGGCAGAGTCAGCCGAGGCCGTGGTCGCTAACCTGAGCAGCAAGAGGAATGTCACAATTGAGATCACCAATCTCACAAACAACTACTGTCTCATAAACCCAAA GGTATTCCTGGAGAGTGGGGATACCTACAACCCTCCCCAGCCCACAGTGAGGCCCCTAAAGACCGAAGTCTGCACATTCAGCAAATCAAGCGGCAAGGCAACGGGCAGCTATGGCGTTCTGACCTATGACCTCTTTGAGAGGTCCCGGAACGACTACATCGAGACGGTGGCCCTCATGTTCGGTGTGCCATGGGACTACAACATCTACAAGAACTGGTTCGCCGTGGGCATCTTCAACAAGGGCCGAGCTTGTGATGAGTCACTGTATAAAGAGATGTACTATGAAAAGGACCAGAAAGGTTTCATAAGAGAAGAAGCCAATGGCTCAGGGATCAGCTATGAAGGGAACTACCTGGACATCAAGGCCACCATGTCCCCCATGGGCAGGGCCATCGTGAAGGTGGAGGTATGGGACAAGCTGTTCACTCCCAGCCAGCAGGCCCACTAA
- the LOC118370816 gene encoding uncharacterized protein LOC118370816: MPENAEAVSATLTTNRNCTIELTNVTTGYCLINPKVYMSSGFCYHPPQPTVRTTKTEVCSFTKDDDTATGAVGVLTYDLFHMQSRVCSERMAIMFSVPYDYNFYKNWLGVGVFEVARACDKQLYNHMYKEKDFSKFVRSEASGSGVEYKAQHVDLRATMSNVGKSIIKVELYDKMGH; the protein is encoded by the exons ATGCCAGAGAACGCAGAGGCCGTTTCAGCCACTCTAACCACCAACAGGAACTGTACTATAGAGCTCACCAATGTCACCACCGGTTACTGTCTCATCAACCCCAA GGTGTACATGTCCAGTGGTTTCTGCTACCACCCACCCCAGCCCACTGTCCGCACCACCAAGACAGAGGTGTGTTCCTTCACCAAGGATGACGACACAGCCACGGGCGCCGTGGGGGTCCTGACCTACGACCTTTTCCACATGCAGAGCCGCGTGTGCTCAGAACGCATGGCCATCATGTTCTCTGTGCCCTACGACTACAACTTCTACAAGAACTGGCTGGGGGTGGGCGTCTTCGAGGTGGCACGCGCCTGCGACAAGCAACTGTACAACCACATGTACAAGGAGAAGGACTTCAGCAAGTTTGTCCGATCAGAGGCCAGTGGGTCAGGGGTGGAGTACAAGGCCCAACACGTAGACCTGAGGGCCACCATGTCCAATGTTGGGAAGTCCATCATTAAGGTGGAGCTCTATGATAAAATGGGGCACTAA